From the Kitasatospora viridis genome, one window contains:
- a CDS encoding MATE family efflux transporter yields the protein MRRSRRHDREILALAVPAFGALVAEPLFLIGDSAIVGHLGTAQLAGLGVAGSALSTLTGVFVFLAYATTAAVARRIGAGDRRAAIQQGVDGIWLALLLGLPLVLLGYLLAPATAHLLGASATAAPYAVTYLRISSLGIPAVLMVLAATGVLRGLQDTRTPLVVAIGSFSANLLLNLGLVYGAGLGVAGSAWGTVLAQTGMAAAYLFVVVRGARRERAVLRPDLAGIRACARAGGPLVVRTMALRGVLVLATAVAARLGDQQVAAHQIAMTIWGFLAYALDAIAIAGQSIIGRYLGADDPAGARAATRRMVQWGIGSGVLLGLLVLATAPLYLPLFTPDPAVRGQLWAVLPLVALTQPACGVVFVLDGVLMGAGDGTYLAWAMTGTLAAFAPVALAVPATGAGLAGLWWAMNLVMLVRAAFLVGRTRTGRWLVTGAVRG from the coding sequence ATGAGACGCAGCCGCCGGCACGACCGGGAGATCCTCGCGCTGGCGGTACCGGCCTTCGGTGCGCTGGTCGCCGAACCCCTCTTCCTGATCGGCGACTCCGCGATCGTCGGCCACCTGGGCACCGCCCAGCTCGCCGGACTCGGCGTGGCCGGCAGCGCGCTCTCCACCCTCACCGGCGTCTTCGTCTTCCTCGCCTACGCCACCACCGCCGCGGTGGCCCGCCGGATCGGCGCCGGCGACCGCCGGGCCGCCATCCAGCAGGGCGTGGACGGCATCTGGCTGGCCCTGCTGCTCGGCCTCCCCCTGGTGCTGCTGGGCTACCTGCTGGCCCCCGCCACGGCCCACCTGCTCGGCGCCTCCGCCACCGCCGCGCCGTACGCGGTGACCTACCTGCGGATCAGCTCGCTGGGCATCCCGGCGGTGCTCATGGTGCTGGCCGCCACCGGTGTGCTGCGCGGGCTGCAGGACACCCGCACCCCGCTGGTGGTGGCGATCGGCTCGTTCTCCGCCAACCTGCTGCTCAACCTCGGCCTGGTCTACGGCGCCGGCCTCGGGGTGGCCGGCTCGGCCTGGGGCACGGTGCTGGCGCAGACCGGCATGGCCGCCGCCTACCTGTTCGTGGTGGTCCGCGGCGCCCGCCGGGAGCGCGCGGTGCTGCGGCCGGACCTGGCCGGCATCCGGGCCTGCGCCCGGGCCGGCGGGCCGCTGGTGGTGCGCACCATGGCGCTGCGCGGGGTCCTGGTGCTGGCCACCGCGGTGGCCGCCCGGCTGGGCGACCAGCAGGTGGCGGCCCATCAGATCGCCATGACGATCTGGGGCTTCCTGGCCTACGCGCTGGACGCGATCGCGATCGCCGGACAGTCGATCATCGGGCGCTACCTGGGCGCCGACGATCCCGCCGGGGCCCGGGCGGCCACCCGGCGGATGGTCCAGTGGGGGATCGGCTCGGGCGTGCTGCTGGGCCTGCTGGTGCTGGCCACCGCCCCGCTCTACCTGCCGCTCTTCACCCCCGACCCGGCGGTGCGCGGCCAGCTCTGGGCGGTGCTGCCGCTGGTCGCGCTGACCCAGCCGGCCTGCGGGGTGGTCTTCGTGCTGGACGGGGTGCTGATGGGCGCCGGCGACGGCACCTACCTGGCCTGGGCGATGACCGGCACGCTGGCCGCCTTCGCCCCGGTGGCGCTCGCCGTGCCGGCCACGGGCGCCGGGCTGGCCGGCCTCTGGTGGGCGATGAACCTGGTGATGCTGGTCCGGGCCGCCTTCCTGGTCGGCCGCACCCGGACCGGCCGCTGGCTGGTCACAGGCGCGGTCCGCGGCTAG
- a CDS encoding DUF1330 domain-containing protein: MTAYAIGNLHSVDFGPQIIEYLERIDATLAPYGGRFLVHGNPVELREGQWDGDLIIIGFPDLEQARAWYDSPAYQEILPLRTEHSVGDVLLVGGVPEGYLGADSLAH; this comes from the coding sequence ACGCCATCGGCAACCTGCACTCGGTGGACTTCGGCCCGCAGATCATCGAGTACCTGGAGCGCATAGACGCCACCCTGGCCCCGTACGGCGGCCGGTTCCTGGTGCACGGCAACCCGGTGGAGCTGCGCGAGGGCCAGTGGGACGGCGATCTGATCATCATCGGGTTCCCGGACCTGGAGCAGGCCCGGGCCTGGTACGACTCGCCCGCCTACCAGGAGATCCTGCCGCTGCGCACCGAGCACTCGGTGGGCGACGTGCTGCTGGTCGGCGGCGTGCCGGAGGGCTACCTGGGCGCGGACTCGCTCGCGCACTGA
- a CDS encoding GatB/YqeY domain-containing protein, with protein MTNGTDQGLKARLRAGLTEAIKGRDRAAASVLRVALGVLENAEAVPREADADRNLAIGQIPLGAGAAEAPRREVTGAEQLALLAAEVADREAAAEQYRAAGREDRAERLAAEARLLAGYLGAQPN; from the coding sequence ATGACGAACGGGACGGACCAGGGGCTCAAGGCGCGGCTGCGCGCCGGTTTGACGGAGGCGATCAAGGGGCGCGACCGGGCGGCCGCGAGCGTGCTGCGGGTGGCGCTCGGGGTGCTGGAGAACGCCGAGGCGGTGCCGCGGGAGGCGGACGCCGACCGGAACCTGGCGATCGGTCAGATCCCGCTCGGGGCCGGGGCGGCGGAGGCGCCGCGCCGGGAGGTGACCGGGGCCGAGCAGCTCGCGCTGCTGGCCGCCGAGGTGGCCGACCGGGAGGCCGCCGCCGAGCAGTACCGGGCGGCGGGCCGGGAGGACCGGGCGGAGCGGCTGGCCGCCGAGGCCCGGCTGCTGGCCGGCTACCTCGGCGCGCAGCCGAACTGA
- the dnaB gene encoding replicative DNA helicase — protein MPAGRRRQDGEFRKGGKGGKDGEFRKRDRDRDGGRDGDRPEGEGFERVPPQDIPAEQSVLGGMMLSKDAIADVVEVLKPIDYYRPAHELIHSAILDLYARGEPADPITVASELTKRGELSRVGGPGYLHTLVNSVPTAANAEYYAEIVHERAVLRRLVEAGTRIAGMGYAAEGDVDEIVNAAQAEIYAVTEQRTSEDYAPLADIMEGALDEIEAIGSRQGQMSGVPTGFADLDALTNGLHPGQMIVIAARPAMGKSTLALDFARACSIHNKLPSVIFSLEMGRNEIAMRLLSAEARVALHHMRSGNMTDDDWTRVARRMPEVTEAPLYIDDSPNLSMMEIRAKCRRLKQRNDLKLVVIDYLQLMQSGGSRRAESRQQEVSDMSRNLKLLAKELEVPVIALSQLNRGPEQRTDKKPMVSDLRESGSIEQDADMVILLHREDAYEKESPRAGEADLIVAKHRNGPTATITVAFQGHYSRFVDMTRD, from the coding sequence CTGCCCGCGGGCCGCCGGCGCCAGGACGGGGAGTTCCGCAAGGGCGGCAAGGGCGGCAAGGACGGCGAGTTCCGCAAGCGCGACCGCGACCGGGACGGCGGCCGCGACGGCGACCGCCCCGAGGGCGAGGGCTTCGAGCGGGTCCCGCCGCAGGACATCCCGGCGGAGCAGTCGGTGCTCGGCGGCATGATGCTGTCCAAGGACGCCATCGCCGACGTGGTCGAGGTGCTCAAGCCGATCGACTACTACCGCCCGGCCCACGAGCTGATCCACAGCGCGATCCTCGACCTCTACGCCCGCGGCGAGCCGGCCGACCCGATCACCGTGGCCAGCGAGCTGACCAAGCGCGGCGAGCTGAGCCGGGTCGGCGGCCCCGGCTACCTGCACACCCTGGTCAACTCGGTGCCCACCGCGGCCAACGCCGAGTACTACGCGGAGATCGTGCACGAACGCGCGGTGCTGCGGCGGCTGGTCGAGGCCGGCACCCGGATCGCCGGCATGGGCTACGCGGCCGAGGGCGACGTGGACGAGATCGTCAACGCCGCGCAGGCCGAGATCTACGCCGTCACCGAGCAGCGGACCAGCGAGGACTACGCCCCGCTGGCCGACATCATGGAGGGCGCGCTCGACGAGATCGAGGCGATCGGCTCCCGGCAGGGCCAGATGTCCGGCGTGCCCACCGGCTTCGCCGACCTGGACGCGCTGACCAACGGCCTGCACCCCGGTCAGATGATCGTCATCGCGGCCCGTCCCGCGATGGGCAAGTCCACCCTGGCGCTGGACTTCGCCCGGGCCTGCTCGATCCACAACAAGCTGCCCAGCGTGATCTTCTCGCTCGAAATGGGCCGCAACGAGATCGCCATGCGCCTGCTCTCCGCCGAGGCCCGGGTGGCGCTGCACCACATGCGCTCCGGCAACATGACCGACGACGACTGGACCCGGGTGGCCCGCCGGATGCCGGAGGTGACGGAGGCGCCGCTCTACATCGACGACTCCCCCAACCTGTCGATGATGGAGATCCGGGCCAAGTGCCGCCGGCTCAAGCAGCGCAACGACCTCAAGCTGGTGGTCATCGACTACCTCCAGCTGATGCAGTCCGGCGGCTCCCGGCGGGCCGAGAGCCGCCAGCAGGAGGTCTCGGACATGTCGCGAAACCTCAAGCTGCTGGCCAAGGAGCTGGAGGTGCCGGTGATCGCGCTCTCCCAGCTGAACCGTGGCCCGGAACAGCGCACCGACAAGAAGCCGATGGTCAGCGACCTGCGCGAGTCCGGCTCGATCGAGCAGGACGCCGACATGGTCATCCTGCTGCACCGCGAGGACGCCTACGAGAAGGAGTCCCCGCGGGCCGGCGAGGCCGACCTGATCGTCGCAAAGCACCGCAACGGCCCCACCGCGACCATCACGGTCGCCTTCCAGGGCCACTACTCGCGCTTCGTCGACATGACCCGCGACTGA